Proteins co-encoded in one Gemmatimonadaceae bacterium genomic window:
- a CDS encoding P-loop NTPase, with protein sequence MTHRTYFDVEGPDRSALGEQVGRQRARVIERLRNVKRVVAIVSGKGGVGKSYVTASLARVVAERAASVGVLDADLQSPTVARLLGACGPLRVGDDAVHPALGSHDIRVVSTDLLLDDGRPLAWRSTAGESHVWRGAAEASVLREFLGDVAWGALDLLLIDMPPDAGRLADLATLVHDKLAAIAVTIPSDESARSVQRALAAARDAGVTILGVVENMSGYACATCDTIGPLFSGNAGARLAAAFDVPLLARLPFVPPGASTPPLPMSLVQALAPSP encoded by the coding sequence GTGACTCATCGTACTTATTTCGACGTCGAAGGCCCGGACCGCTCCGCGTTAGGCGAGCAGGTCGGCCGGCAACGAGCACGCGTCATCGAGCGATTGCGAAACGTCAAGCGCGTCGTCGCCATCGTCAGCGGCAAAGGCGGCGTCGGCAAGAGCTACGTGACCGCGTCGCTCGCGCGCGTGGTCGCTGAGCGAGCAGCGTCCGTCGGAGTGCTCGACGCGGACCTGCAGAGCCCCACGGTCGCGCGATTGCTCGGTGCCTGCGGGCCGCTCCGCGTCGGCGACGATGCGGTGCATCCAGCGTTAGGCAGCCACGATATTCGCGTGGTTTCCACGGATCTGCTGCTCGACGACGGACGCCCGCTCGCCTGGCGCTCGACCGCGGGCGAATCGCATGTCTGGCGCGGGGCCGCCGAGGCGAGCGTGCTGCGTGAATTTCTTGGCGACGTGGCGTGGGGCGCGCTCGACCTGCTGCTCATCGACATGCCGCCGGACGCGGGACGCCTCGCCGATCTCGCGACCCTCGTCCACGACAAGCTCGCGGCAATCGCCGTGACGATCCCGAGCGACGAGTCCGCGCGCTCGGTGCAGCGCGCGCTCGCGGCCGCCCGCGACGCCGGCGTCACCATCCTCGGCGTCGTCGAGAACATGAGCGGATACGCATGCGCGACCTGTGACACGATCGGCCCATTGTTCTCGGGTAACGCGGGCGCCCGCCTCGCCGCGGCGTTCGACGTACCATTGCTCGCGCGGCTTCCATTCGTCCCACCAGGTGCCAGCACGCCGCCGTTGCCGATGTCTCTGGTGCAGGCCCTAGCCCCCAGCCCTTAG